The uncultured Cohaesibacter sp. region GAGATGTCTTCGAGGATCTTTTCCATCACGGTCTGCAAGCGACGAGCCCCGATATTCTCTACGGTGCTATTCAGCTCTACGGCAATATCGGCAATGGTGTCGATGGCATCATCACTAAAGGTAAGGGTCACTTCCTCGGTGGCCATCAGTGCCGAATATTGCTTGGGCAAATTGGCTTCCGTATCTATGAGAATAGCCTTGAAGTCCTCTCTTGTCAGTGCCCGCAGCTCAACCCGGATTGGCAAGCGGCCCTGAAGCTCCGGTAGCAAATCCGATGGTTTGGACACATGGAAGGCCCCTGAAGCGATGAAAAGGATGTGGTCAGTTTTCACCGGACCATATTTGGTGGTAACTGTCGTACCTTCAATAAGCGGCAGCAAATCGCGCTGCACGCCTTCGCGGGAGACGTCTGCGCCCCCCTTGCCTTCTCGAGCGCAGATCTTGTCGATCTCGTCAAGGAAAACAATACCGCTATTTTCCACCAATGATACCGCTTCCGAAATGATCTTGTCTTCATCCAGAAGTTTGTCGGATTCTTCGGTGATCAGCAGCTCGTAGGAATCTTTCACATTGATCTTGCGCTGCTTGGTGCGCCCGCCGAAGGCTTTGCCAAACATGTCTGAAAGATTCATCACACCCATAGAGCCACCTGGCATGCCGGGGATTTCGAAAGAGGACATCGGTGAGGAGGTATCTTTCACCTCGATCTCGATTTCCTTTTCATCTAGCAGCCCATCACGCAACTTCTTGCGGAAGCTGTCCCGCGTGGAAGGGCCTGCGCCCGGACCAACCAGAGCGTCCAGCACGCGCTCTTCAGCGGCACCATGAGCCTTGGCCTGGACATCCTGGCGTCTCTTTTCCCGCGTCAGCGCAATGCCGCTTTCAATAAGGTCGCGCACGATCTGGTCCACATCGCGGCCGACATAGCCGACCTCTGTGAATTTGGTGGCTTCGATCTTGATGAAAGGCGCATTGGCCAGCTTGGCCAGACGGCGGGAAATTTCGGTCTTGCCGACACCGGTCGGCCCGATCATGAGGATATTTTTCGGCAGGACCTCTTCTCTGAGGTCGTCATCCAATTGTTGCCGCCGCCAGCGGTTCCGAAGCGCAATCGCCACGGCACGCTTGGCGTCTTTCTGCCCTACGATGAAGCGATCCAGCTCGGAAACAATTTCGCGAGGGGAAAAATTGGTCATACTTGTATCTCCTGAAGGCTTCTGACTGATGTCAGACCTTGATGGTCTTGCTGGGGCCGGAAGGCGCTTTTGGGGCAAAGGCCCCGACAGTCACACCAGCCTATGGCAAGAGGGATGCCTTATTGGCTGGCATCCAGTATTTCGACGGTCAGATTGTCATTGGTGTAGATGCAGATTTCAGCCGCGATGGCCATTGCCTTGCGGGCGATTGCTTCGGCATCCATATCGGTATCCATAAGCGCGCGGGCAGCGGCGAGGGCATAGTTGCCGCCTGATCCGATGGCGGTAACGCCGTTTTCCGGCTCAAGAACATCGCCTGTACCGGTGAGCACGAGGGAAACATCCTTGTCGGCCACGATCATCATGGCTTCCAGACGACGCAGATAACGGTCGGTGCGCCAATCCTTGGCCATGTCCACACAGGCACGGGTCAATTGATCGGGATATTGTTCAAGCTTTCCTTCGAGGCGCTCGAACAGTGTGAAGGCATCTGCAGTGGCTCCTGCGAAGCCCGAAATCACATTGCCTTTGCCCAAGGGGCGCACCTTACGCGCATTGCCCTTGATCACGGTCTGTCCAAGGCTCACCTGTCCGTCGCCTGCGACAACAACCTTGCCGCCCTTGCGAACGGTCAGGATGGTGGTTCCGCGCCAGCCAGGGAAAGCCGAATTGTTAGAAGACTGTTCTGTCATGAATGAATTAATCCATCATCTTGCCCGTTTGTACCGGGCCGTGTGGGTAGGCGAAACAAGCTTGCTTGAGCCGCATGTGTTTAATCAGATGTAAGCATCACTGTGCGATTTTCAATCTCGCTTTGATTGAAAGCCGAATGCAAGACCTTTGCGTTCATTTGTGCCATTTAGGGCAGCTTTCGTTGGTATTCCGTCAACAAAGGGATTAAAACCACAAATATCGCCGCTTCTCAGTTGCATTTTGGACGCTACGCGCTATGGATTTGTCAACTGCGCCCTGATACATATCGATAGCCTTTTACATAACAGTGGCCTTTTCAATAACGCTGGAATGAACCAAACGAAGGAATGCCTTCATGCGCACAGCATCGATCACTCGTAAAACCAACGAAACCGACATCTCCCTTTCCATCAATCTGGATGGAACAGGCTCCTATACCATTGATACAGGCGTCGGCTTTCTGGACCATATGATCGATCAATTGTCGCGCCATTCCCTGATTGATATGGAAATCAAGGCAAAAGGTGATTTGCATATCGATGCCCATCATACGGCAGAAGATATCGGCATCGCCCTCGGGCAGGCCTTCAAACAGGCGCTCGGCGACAAAAAGGGCATTGCACGCTATGCGGACGTTCATCTGCCGATGGATGAAGTGATGACCCGCGCTGCGGTGGATGTGTCTGGCCGCCCCTTCTTTGTCTGGGATGTGACCTTCAGTCGCGACAAAGTGGGTGATTTCGACACTGAGCTGTTTGAAGAATTCTTCCATGCCTTTGCCCAGAATGCCGGTATTACGCTGCATATCGCCAATCTTTACGGCACCAACAATCATCATATTGCGGAAAGCTGCTTCAAGGCAGTTGCGCGGGTGTTGCGCATGGCGGTGGAAGTGGATCCACGTCAGGCAGATCGGGTTCCTTCAACCAAGGGAACATTGAATGGATAAATCCTGCAGGTCTGAGGTGATCTGTTCGGATATGTCCTGCAAGGCAGGCCCTCTCACATAGGCAAGGCTATGGCTTCCTACACGATCTATGAAAAACCGGGGATTTCTGTCGATCAGACAGTCGAAAGCGCGGTTATAATTAAGAACCATTATTCAACGCTGGCCTTTTTTCTGCCGGTGCTGTGGATGCTGTTCAAGCGTTTATGGTGGGTTCTGCTCGGCTATTGCCTGTTCATGATTCCCCTTTGGTCGCTCTATGACACCCTCCCCTTATGGTCCGAGATGCTGATCAGCCTGATCATCAGCGTCTGGATCAGTGTTGAGGCCCCCAATCTGATTGGCTGGCAGCTTGAGAGAAAGGGTTATCAGGAAGTCGTGACCCTTTATGCGGAAGACCAAGAGCATTGCGAGCAGCGCTATATTGCCTTCCGCCTTGAAGCTGCAGACAGAGCCGACAAAAAAGAAACCCCGACCTTCACGCAGGCATCGCGGTCGGTGAATGATAAGGGATTGAAGCGTTTTGCAACGGCTGAACCGACCGGTAAGATATCAAATGGTCCGGTTCTTGGCCTGTTTCCAACGCCTAATTCCTCCCAGGAGACGAAATAATGCGCATAGCAATCATTGACTACGGCTCGGGCAATTTATGCTCGGCAGCCAAGGCATTTGAGCGAGCCGCCAGAGAGAGCGGCTTTCAGGCTGAGGTGCTGGTGACATCGCATCCCGAAGATGTGCGCTCTGCGGATCATATCGTGTTGCCTGGCGTTGGCGCCTATGCCGACTGTCGGGCGGGGCTTGATGCGGTTGATGGCATGGTCGAAGCGCTCAACGAAGCGGTGATCAAGGGCGGCAAGCCCTTCCTTGGCATTTGCGTGGGGTTGCAGCTGTTGGCCAGCCGCGGGCTGGAATATCAAATCACCGAAGGGTTGGGCTGGATTCCGGGCGATGTGGTGTCGCTGGAGCCTTCCGATCCGAGCCTCAAGATTCCGCATATGGGCTGGAACACCGTGGAACTGGTGAAGGACCATCCCGTCTGGGCAGGCATTCCCACCGGTCCTGATGGCTTGCATGCCTATTTCGTGCATTCCTATCACCTGAAGGCAGCCAATCCCGCGCATGTTTTGGCCACCGCCGATTATGCCGAAACGGTTACTGCCTGCGTTGGGCGCGACAATATCATCGGAACCCAGTTCCACCCGGAAAAGAGCCAGAAACTCGGCCTTTCCCTGATTTCCAACTTCCTCAAATGGAGGCCGTAAATGATCATTTTTCCCGCTATCGATCTGAAGGATGGTCAGTGCGTACGTCTCAAATTGGGCGATATGGATCAGGCCACGGTTTTCAACAATGATCCGGGCGATCAGGCGCGTCAGTTTCAGGATCAAGGCTTTGAATGGCTTCATGTGGTGGATCTGAACGGCGCCTTTGCTGGCAAGTCGGAAAACACCGCAGCCGTTGACAGCATCCTCAAAAATACCACCAACCCGGTGCAGTTGGGAGGCGGCATTCGCGACTTGAAGGGCATCGAGCATTGGCTTGAAAAAGGCATTACGCGCGTGATTCTGGGTACCGTTGCCGTGCGTGACCCGCAGTTGGTCAAAGAGGCCTGTAAGGCATTTCCGGGGCGTATCGCCGTGGGGATTGATGCCAAGGGTGGCAAGGTTGCTGTTGAAGGTTGGGCCGAAACTTCTGAGCTGACCACGGTCGATTTGGCCAAACAGTTCGAGGATGCCGGTGTTGCCGCTATTATCTACACCGATATTGATCGCGATGGCATCCTGAAAGGGCTCAACATCCCATCGACGCTGGAATTGGCCAATGCAACCTCCATTCCGGTCATCGGATCGGGCGGCCTGGCATCCATCGAAGATGTCAAACGCCTGTTGCAGCCTGATTGCGCCATTCTGGAAGGTGCGATCACAGGGCGTGCCTTGTATGATGGACGCCTTGATCCGAACGAGGCCCTTGGCCTGATTGCCGCTGCCAAAGCTGCTGGAGAGAAAGAATGCTGAAAGCCCGTGTCATTCCCTGCCTTGATGTCAAGGACGGCCGTGTCGTCAAGGGCGTCAATTTCGTTGATCTGAAGGATGCAGGCGATCCGGTGGAAAGCGCCAAGGCCTATGATGCCGCCGGTGCCGACGAGCTTTGTTTCCTCGACATCACCGCCAGCCACGAAAATCGCGGCACCATTCTTGATGTGGTCCGCCGCACCGCCGAAGAATGCTTCATGCCGGTGACTGTCGGTGGCGGCATCCGTACGACGGACAATATCCGCGATCTGTTAAAGGCAGGCGCGGACAAGGTGTCGATCAACACCGCTGCAGTGCTGCGTCGTGAATTCATCAAGGAAGCCTCGGAGAAATTCGGGGCCCAATGCATTGTGGCCTCCGTGGATGCCAAGCGCGTCTCCAAGGAAGGTGAGCCCCTTAAATGGGAGATCTTCACCCATGGTGGCCGTACGCCAACCGGTATCGATGCCATTGAATATGCGCAGGAAGTGGTTGATCTTGGGGCTGGCGAAATCCTGCTCACTTCTATGGATCGGGATGGTACCAAGATTGGTTTCGATATCGATCTGACCCGCAAAATTGCCGATATGCTGACGGTTCCGGTGATTGCGTCTGGCGGTGTCGGCACACTTGATCATCTGGTTGAAGGCGTGCGCGATGGCCATGCCACGGCTGTTCTAGCCGCCTCCATTTTCCATTTTGGCGAATATTCCATTCAGGAAGCCAAGGACTATATGGTCAAGGCAGGCATCCCCATGCGGATGGACCTCAACAAATAGGCTCGGCCATCAATCCGGGTCTGATGCCCGGAAACTAATAAAAAGGCTTGCCTCCCCGAGAGGCGAGCTTTCCTTTGCAGGAAAGGGACATACCCCGTGACACAATTCTCGCTCACTGATCTTGAAGCCATCATCGACAAGCGCGCCGGATCGGAAGACAAGAAATCCTACACCCGCAAACTGATCGGCAAGGGCGTTGGCAAATGCGCCCAGAAGATGGGTGAGGAAGCCGTGGAAGCCGTGATCGCCGCCGTTGAGGGAGACAAACAGGAGCTGACCTCAGAGACAGCAGACCTGCTCTACCATCTCCTGGTGGTGCTGAAGATCTCCAATGTGCCACTTTCTGATGTTATGGATGAATTGGCGAGCCGTACCGGCCAAACGGGTCTTGAGGAGAAAGCATCGCGTCCGGCGGACTAAAGTCTACTGGAATGAGCTTTTTGCGGGTTCGCAGATGCAAAAAAGCCTGTAGAGATTGAGCTTGATCAAGCCGTTGGCAAGATTCACTCGCTAGGGTGCGCGCGCTTGCCCCGCGCAGTTTTCCGGTATCGGAGCAAAACACCAGTAAGCGTGTGCAGGATCGGGCTAAAGGAGCGTGCAACTCGAAATCGACAGCCAGTCGATCAAAAAGGCTCCGAGGATTTACAATGAAGCAAACGGTAGACCGGCAACTGTCCCCATACAGGGTTTTTTCCAGCGACGAATGGGCGACATTGCGCGCCGATACGCCCCTCACCCTGACACGTTCCGACCTTGAGAAAATCAAGAGTCTGAATGATCCGATTTCCCTTCAGGAAGTCGAGGAAATCTACCTGCCGCTGTCCAGACTGCTTAGCTATTATGTTGAGTTTGCCAAGGGCCTGAACAACGCGACACAGCATTTCCTAGGGACCAATGAACCCAAGACCCCCTTTATCATCGGCATTGCTGGTTCGGTTTCGGTGGGCAAGTCGACCACAGCGCGTCTGCTTCAGACGCTGCTCAGCCGATGGCCTGCAAGCCCGAAGGTGGATCTGGTAACGACTGACGGCTTTTTGCTGCCCAACGCAGTGCTGGAAGCCGAAGGCTTGATGCGTCGCAAGGGCTTTCCCGAAAGCTATGACCGCACGGCCCTGATCGAATTCCTGACCGACATCAAGGCGGGCAAACGAAATGTGCGCGCTCCGGTCTATTCCCACTTCTATTATGATGTGATGTCGACCGAGGCCCAGATCGTTGATCAACCCGACATCCTGATCCTTGAAGGGCTGAATGTGCTGCAGACCAGCATTCTGCCCACTGACGCCAAGGATATACCCTTCGTCTCTGACTTTTTCGATTTCTCGGTCTATATCGATGCGGATGAAGACATGCTGCACCAGTGGTATCTGGATCGCTTCTTGCGCTTGCGCGAGACCGCCTTCCGGGATCCCGGTTCCTATTTCCACCGTTACTCCCTGATTGAGGAAGAAGAGGCGCTCCAGATTGCCAAGGATCTGTGGCGCTCGATCAACCTGGTGAACCTGCGCGAAAATATCTTCCCCACCCGCCCTCGTGCCGATCTTGTGTTGCGCAAGGAAGATGGCCACGCGATCACCACCGTCATGCTCAGAAAGCTCTGAGCAGCAGGGTTCAGGCAATGGATAAAAGAAAAGGCAGCCTGAAGAGCTGCCTTTTTTATGGAAATCTCATCTTTTCACCTGCTTAGAAAGCGGCGATTACAGCCCTTGGCTTTAAAGCAATTGCGCCTGATCAGCCGCCTGTTTCAGGTCATGTTCCGGCCTTGGGCCGACATGCTGAATGACTTCTGAAGCACAGAAATTCCCAAGCAAGGCACATTTCTCAAGGCTCATTTCCTGAGACAGGCCATAAAGGAAGCCCGAGGCATATAGATCGCCGGCTCCTGTGGTATCCACCAACTCGCGAATGGCACAGGCCGGTGCATGGTGGGTCTGATTGCCAGAAATGGCAACTGACCCTTCAGATCCCAGCGTGACGGCGGACAGCGTGGTATCACGGCGCAGCGCATTGAGCGCGGTTGCCCGGTCTGCCGTTTGATAAAGCGCCTTGGCTTCGGATTCATTGGCGAAAACAATATCAACCTGACCGGTCTGCATCAGCTCAAGGAATTCCTCACGGAAGCGATCAACGCAGAAACTGTCTGACAGAGTGATGGAAACCTTCCGACCAGCTGCATGGGCAACCTTGGCTGCCTTCCGGAAGGCATTCTTGGCGTTTTCCTTATCCCACAAATAGCCTTCCATATAGAGGATGCCGGAGTCCTGGACCACTTGTTCGTCGATATCCTGCTCAGTCAGTTCGCTGCAAGCACCCAGATAGGTGTTCATGGTGCGCTCGCCATCGGGCGAAATGAGCACCATGCAGCGCGCGGTGGGATTGCCGCCGACCAGAGGCTTGGTGTCAAAATGCGCACCCAGCGAACGCATGTCATGGCCAAAGATTTCGCCGAGCTGATCATCGGCCACCTTGCCGAAATAGGCAGCCTTGCCACCAAGGCTGGTCAGCCCGAAAACCGTATTGCCTGCACTGCCGCCCGAAGACTCGATACCGGCACCCATTTTGGCATAGAGATATTCGGCGCGTTCGGTATCGATCAGATTCATGGAGCCTTTGTGCAGTTCTTCGGCAACCAGAAAGTCATCTTCAACGCGGGCAAGCACATCAACGATGGCATTGCCGATCCCCAGAACATCAAAACGTGGTGCAGTCATCTCTTACTCCCGCCATGGCTCTTTTCAGTTTCACAAGCGGGGTGCGACCCACTGGTGCTATCTGAAAAAGCTGGCGTATTCCTGATTGGTAAAAAGCTGGACGCAGTATAGGAAGACAAAGCGTCATGGCAACCGGCAAATCGGCTGAATTCCCCTTGCACAAGCGCTTATGCCCGCCTATGTGAAGCAGGAAACTGCACAAAACCCTTTTAAAGAGAACCCAATCATGTTGTCTCCGGCCATTCTGGCGCTCAATCAGCTTTTCTCCAAACCCTTCCGCTCGGTACTCTGGAAGATGTTGGGCATCACCCTTCTGTTGCTGCTTCTGGTCGGCATCGGCATGCAAGCGGGTCTGGAATATCTCTTGAGCATGGAATCCTTCCTGCCCGGTTGGGCGGAAACAGGAGCCAGCATTCTGGCGGGCCTTGGACTGTTTTTCGGACTTGGCTTTCTTATCATCCCCGTATCGGCCGTCGTCGCCGGACTCTATCTTGATGAGGTCAGCTATATCGTTGAGAGCACCCACTATCCCCATGAAGCCCATGGTCGGGACTTACCGATGATTGATGCCATCGTGCAGACGATCCGCTTCCTCGGGGTCGTGATTGGCGTCAACCTGTTGGTGCTGATCCTCATCCCGTTTCTCGGGCTCGGGGTGCCTCTATTCTTCGTTGCCAACGGCTATTTGCTTGGGAGGGAATATTTCGAGCAGGCGGCCCTGCGCTTTCGCTCTCGTGAGCAAGTCAAGGAGCTGCGTTCTCGTCACGGAGCGAAGATCTTCTTGTCAGGCTTGCTGATTTCACTGTTTGTTGTGGTGCCCTTCCTCAACTTGCTGACACCTCTGTTTGCGACCGCCTTCATGGTGCATGTCCACAAATGGGTCTCTGGCTCGAAACCCTCACGCATTGAAAGCCCGACTACTTTAGCCGCTAATCCCGAAAGAGAATCCTAATGTGCTTCACGGTGCTTTGGTCAAGCTTTGAGTAGAGTTGCACAAAGTAGCCAACCAGCAAGGCAGCGATTATGGTGCCTTCTCGTATGCCGACCAGCTTATGGATCAGTAGGAAAGAGCTCAGAATTCCGATTAGGACCATTGAGCTGTCGAACCCGATTTTTGTTTTGCCAAAATTTTTCTCGAAGGTGTTTGCGATAGCAAGGATTAGCCCATCGCCAGGGATATAGGTTACATGCATGGTAACCACCAGATAGATCCCGAAAGACATGATAAGGCAACTGGCGAGAAAGTAGGCTATCTGAGATGGATAGCTGACAGGATTGATGTCTTGCACCAAATAGAGCGAAAAGTCGATGAAATAGCCCAGAATGCTGACGGCCAAAACCTGCGTGAGCTGAAAGGGAGGAAATTTCCGACCTAAAATCAGGATTTGCATCAGTAGAAAAATGCAGTTCATGGCAATGGTCAGCTGGCCAAGGCTGAGGGGAAGATACTGGCTGTAAACGAATGGGATACAGGAGATAGGCGTAACACCCAGATCCGCTTTTACGGACAGGGATATGCCCAAAGCCATCAAGAAAAGGCCTATGATGAACAATGGCACATTCTGAAAATTGATCTTGTTATGCATTCAAGTTCTTCTTTTTCTTATTGCGCATGTTATCGATCATTAGATCGAGCTGGCTTGAAAATTGCTCTCTTTCTTCCTCACTGAATCCATCAAACAGAGTGTCTATCTGCTGTTGCAAAATCGTGAGAATGTCTGCCTGAAGTGCGATACTTTTTTGGGTCGGGTTGATGAGTTTGCAACGCTTGTCTTTGGGATCGTCTTCGCGAATAATCAAACCATTCTTTTCCAATATCTGCATTGCCCGAGTCGTTGCCGCGCGATCGATAGATAAGGCTTGGGTTATTTCTTCCTGAATAACTGTCCCTCTACTTAGAATTTCCATTAGAAAGGGAAAACTCCCTTGCATAATTCCCATCTGGCTCAAAGGCGCGCTAAGGCGATTGAGATTGAGGCGATGCAGTATGGAAATTTTGCGAATTGGAGAGCCGCGTTCGAAATCGTCAATGGAAGTCATGGAAAAGCTCTAGATTGTTGACATGTCAATAATCTTATTTTGTTGACATGTCAACTAAATCCGTAACTTCAAATAGACACACAGCCATGAGTTCCTCGCAAAAACCGGAACTCAAATGATATCTTTTTATCAAAATTAAAGGCGACAAATGCCAAAAGGCATTTCAGCTTTAAGCGCCGAATTCTCCGGTTTTGTCGGGTGTGCTTTGCTTATTTTCGTAGGAATCCAGTTCCACAATGGGCGCGGGCACTGAATAGGTCTTTTCCTTGTAGCGGCAGAGATCGGCAACAATGCATTTCTGGCAATCGGGCTTGCGCGCCTTGCAGACATAACGTCCGTGTAGGATGAGCCAGTGATGGGAATGACGCACATAGGGCTCAGGGATTACATGTTCGAGCGCCATTTCTACCTCTTCCACGGTCTTGCCCGGAGCCAGTTCCAGCCGGTTTGAAAGGCGGAAGATGTGGGTGTCGACGGCAATGGTCGGCTGGCCGAAAAAGATATTGAGCACCACATTGGCGGTCTTGCGACCAACACCGGGAAGACTGACCAACGCATCCCGATCTGCGGGGACTTCGCCACCAAATTCATCAATCAGTTTCTGGCTGAGCAGAATGACATTCTTGGCCTTGTTGCGATAAAGCCCGATGGTCTTGATGTAGCTTTCCACGGCTTCCTGCCCCAGAGCTACCATCTTCTCGGGCGTGTCAGCCACAGCGAACAGCGGGCCTGTGGCCTTGTTGACGCCCACATCGGTGGCTTGAGCGGAGAGAACCACAGCCACCAGCAGTGTATAGGCACTGGAATAATCCAATTCACCGCGCGGATTGGGCCGTTGCTTTGAAAAGCGGGCAAACAGCTCCTCGATATCCTCTTTGGGCATCTTGCTCCATTTGCGCCGACGCACGGACTTTTTTGCTTTCGCGCTTGCTGCTCGGGTCTTTTTTGGCTTGCCTTTGGAAGCAGCGGTTTCTTTTTCGCTCACAATGGTCCCCTTCATGCTCAATTCCGGCAGTCAGTCCCCTGCCCTTGCGTCTTCTTCTGTCTTTATCCGATTCTTCATGCCGGCTGACAAGAGACAAGTGCAAAGCAAGTTTCGGGTGGTTGAAACCGCCTGCACCGAGTAGCATCCTTGGGAATGCGATTTCGGGATGACATCATGACGCCAAAACTAAAACCGCTCAAACATTTGCCACTGGACGGCGATTGCCCCATCGTGACCGATGTCCAGACGAGCAAGGAAGACAAGCAGGAAGCCTTGCGGGATTATGATACCATTCGCCGCTCGATCGAGTATCTGACGGACCATTGGCGCGAACAGCCCAGTCTCGAACGCCTGTCTGATCATATCGGCCTGTCACCCCATCACCTGCAGCGGCTGTTTACCCGCTGGACCGGAGGGCTCTCCCCGAAGGGCTTTATTCAGGCCGTGACCTTGGATAATGCCAAGAAAATACTGGATCAGTCCGCATCCGTAATGGAAGCCTCCTTCGAGGTCGGATTGTCCGGATCATCACGCCTGCATGATCTGTTTGTCACGCATGAAGCGATCACCCCGGGCGCCTACAAGGCCAAGGGCGAGGGGCTCACTATTCTGTTTGGCTTCCACCCTAGCCCCTTTGGCAAGGCTCTGGTTATGGTTACGGACCATGGTCTGGCCGGTCTTGCCTTCGCCGATAAGGGCGATGAGCAGGCCGCACTTTCAGACATGTATAGCCGTTGGCCGCGGGCCAACTATCAGCAGGATGACGAGGCAACACGCCCCTTTGCCGCCCACATCTTCAACCCTCACGCATGGCAACAGGAGCAGCCTCTGCGCATCACCCTGATTGGAACCGATTTCGAAGTGCGGGTCTGGGAGATGTTGCTCAAGATTCCCTTGGGTAACATGACGACCTATTCCACCATTGCACGCCATATGGGAAAGCCCAAGGCCGCCCGGGCGGTGGGCTCTGCGGTTGGTCGCAACCCCATTTCCTTTGTCGTGCCTTGCCATCGTGTGGTGGGCAAAGGGGGCTCCATCTGCGGCTATCATTGGGGCCTCACGCGCAAGCGGGCAATCCTTGGCTGGGAACAGGGCTATTTGGGCGGCAATGATACTTAGGCGCGAATGCCCTGCGCGATCGATATCCGGTGTTCAGACAAAAAAAAGGGTGACCGAAGCCACCCTTTTCACTATTCAGCATAACGCTTCGATTAGCCAAGGATTTCCTTGGAAGCAATCGTGGTGTCAGCGTTGAATTTGTAGATGATAGGAACACCGGTGCCCAGGTTGACTTCGAGAATTTCTTCTCTGCTCAGGCGGTCCAGAACCATCACGATGGAGCGCAGGGAGTTACCATGTGCTGCACAAAGAACAGACTTGCCAGCCATGACCTGTGGCAGAATGTCGGTGATGAAGTAAGGTAGCGTGCGGGCTGCAGTGTCTTTCAGGCTTTCGCCACCCGGAGGAGGAACGTCGTAAGAACGGCGCCAGATATGCACCTGCTCTTCGCCCCATTTCTTGCGAGCGTCGTCTTTGTTGAGGCCAGACAGATCGCCATAATCGCGTTCGTTGAGGGCCAGATCGCGGTAGGTCGTCAGGTCAGACTGACCAACGCCATCAAGGATATGCTGGCAGGTTTTCTGGGCGCGCTGCAGGTCGGAAGTGAAAGCAACGTCGAATTTCATGCCCATATCGTTGAGCTTCTTGCCAGCAGCAATCGCTTCAGCGGTGCCCTGTTCGGTCAGGTCGGGGTCTTTCCAGCCGGTGAAAAGGTTTTTCAGATTCCAATCGCTCTGGCCATGACGCGCCAGCACTAGTGTCCGTTCCATCGGATTCACTCCTTAACTGCAAATTGAAGCGCTTTTCTGTTGGTCTGAGCCGCAGACCGATCAGGAAAGCGCTGTGTTACATTGGTTTGCAGCATTCCTCACAGGATTGTTGCGTGAGAATTGCTCTCTTTGCGGTTTAAATCTTCGCCATGTGGCGTGTCTGTTCAATTCAGTCCCAGAACATCCATCATGGAGTAATAGCCAACGGGTTTGTCTTTTGCCCAGGATGCAGCCTTCACGGCACCACGGGCAAAAATGGAGCGATCCTGGGCCTTATGCGTGAGCTCGATGCGCTCGCCTTCCCCTGCCAGGATCACACTATGCTCGCCAATCACCGAACCGCCCCGCAAGGTAGCAAACCCGATGCTACCCCGTTCCCGGGCACCGGTCATGCCTTCGCGAGACATTACGGCATTGGCGTGCAAATCGATGCCGCGCCCCTGCGCAGCAGCTTCACCAAGCAGAAGAGCCGTGCCGGAAGGCGCGTCAACCTTGTGCTTGTGATGCATTTCAAGAATTTCAATGTCGAAATCAGCGTCAAGCGCCTTGGTGGCCTGCTCGATCAGTTTTGAGAGCAGATTGACCCCGAGGCTCATATTGCCAGAGCGAACCATGGTGGCGCCGCTTTCAGCAATGCCCTTCAGTTCGGCTTCTTCTTCAGGTGTGAAACCAGTGGTGCCGATAATATGGATCTTGCTCTTGGCAGCCGTAATACGG contains the following coding sequences:
- the hslU gene encoding ATP-dependent protease ATPase subunit HslU is translated as MTNFSPREIVSELDRFIVGQKDAKRAVAIALRNRWRRQQLDDDLREEVLPKNILMIGPTGVGKTEISRRLAKLANAPFIKIEATKFTEVGYVGRDVDQIVRDLIESGIALTREKRRQDVQAKAHGAAEERVLDALVGPGAGPSTRDSFRKKLRDGLLDEKEIEIEVKDTSSPMSSFEIPGMPGGSMGVMNLSDMFGKAFGGRTKQRKINVKDSYELLITEESDKLLDEDKIISEAVSLVENSGIVFLDEIDKICAREGKGGADVSREGVQRDLLPLIEGTTVTTKYGPVKTDHILFIASGAFHVSKPSDLLPELQGRLPIRVELRALTREDFKAILIDTEANLPKQYSALMATEEVTLTFSDDAIDTIADIAVELNSTVENIGARRLQTVMEKILEDISFEAPDRGGDTIEITGDFVRNNVGELAKNTDLSRYIL
- the hslV gene encoding ATP-dependent protease subunit HslV, translating into MTEQSSNNSAFPGWRGTTILTVRKGGKVVVAGDGQVSLGQTVIKGNARKVRPLGKGNVISGFAGATADAFTLFERLEGKLEQYPDQLTRACVDMAKDWRTDRYLRRLEAMMIVADKDVSLVLTGTGDVLEPENGVTAIGSGGNYALAAARALMDTDMDAEAIARKAMAIAAEICIYTNDNLTVEILDASQ
- the hisB gene encoding imidazoleglycerol-phosphate dehydratase HisB, producing the protein MRTASITRKTNETDISLSINLDGTGSYTIDTGVGFLDHMIDQLSRHSLIDMEIKAKGDLHIDAHHTAEDIGIALGQAFKQALGDKKGIARYADVHLPMDEVMTRAAVDVSGRPFFVWDVTFSRDKVGDFDTELFEEFFHAFAQNAGITLHIANLYGTNNHHIAESCFKAVARVLRMAVEVDPRQADRVPSTKGTLNG
- a CDS encoding DUF2628 domain-containing protein, producing MASYTIYEKPGISVDQTVESAVIIKNHYSTLAFFLPVLWMLFKRLWWVLLGYCLFMIPLWSLYDTLPLWSEMLISLIISVWISVEAPNLIGWQLERKGYQEVVTLYAEDQEHCEQRYIAFRLEAADRADKKETPTFTQASRSVNDKGLKRFATAEPTGKISNGPVLGLFPTPNSSQETK
- the hisH gene encoding imidazole glycerol phosphate synthase subunit HisH; amino-acid sequence: MRIAIIDYGSGNLCSAAKAFERAARESGFQAEVLVTSHPEDVRSADHIVLPGVGAYADCRAGLDAVDGMVEALNEAVIKGGKPFLGICVGLQLLASRGLEYQITEGLGWIPGDVVSLEPSDPSLKIPHMGWNTVELVKDHPVWAGIPTGPDGLHAYFVHSYHLKAANPAHVLATADYAETVTACVGRDNIIGTQFHPEKSQKLGLSLISNFLKWRP
- the hisA gene encoding 1-(5-phosphoribosyl)-5-[(5-phosphoribosylamino)methylideneamino]imidazole-4-carboxamide isomerase, whose product is MIIFPAIDLKDGQCVRLKLGDMDQATVFNNDPGDQARQFQDQGFEWLHVVDLNGAFAGKSENTAAVDSILKNTTNPVQLGGGIRDLKGIEHWLEKGITRVILGTVAVRDPQLVKEACKAFPGRIAVGIDAKGGKVAVEGWAETSELTTVDLAKQFEDAGVAAIIYTDIDRDGILKGLNIPSTLELANATSIPVIGSGGLASIEDVKRLLQPDCAILEGAITGRALYDGRLDPNEALGLIAAAKAAGEKEC